The Gordonia sp. KTR9 genome contains a region encoding:
- a CDS encoding aspartate aminotransferase family protein — MTASVDSPIRNSQTASLSPALKQATPVVVDTAAGSWIRGTDGRDYLDFTTGIGVTSTGHCHPHVVAAAQAQCAKVIHAQYTTVIHTPLLELTARLGAVLPAGLDSVFYANSGSEAVEAAIRLARMATAKPNIIVFQGGFHGRTVAAASLTTAGTRFSAGFSPLMSGVHMAPFPYAYRYGWDTDTAVDFALRELDYLLQSRVAPNDTAAFLIEPVLGDGGYLPTPPRFLQGLRERADRHGILLVLDEVQAGFGRTGRFWGHQHADGLIPDILITAKGLASGFPISAIAAPTALMSKAWPGSQGGTYGGNAVAAAAAIATLDVIESEGLVENARVRGEQLLAGLREVCAAFPGVGDVRGLGLMAGIEFVTTDAAGNTTPDAAAALAVQQATTAQGLLSLTCGPSANVVRLIPALVVTAEEIDLGVARFAAALATALG, encoded by the coding sequence ATGACCGCCAGCGTTGACTCCCCGATCCGCAACAGCCAGACCGCGTCGCTGAGCCCGGCGCTGAAGCAGGCGACGCCCGTCGTCGTCGACACCGCGGCGGGTTCGTGGATCCGGGGTACCGACGGTCGCGACTACCTCGACTTCACGACCGGTATCGGTGTGACCAGCACCGGACACTGCCACCCGCACGTCGTCGCCGCCGCACAGGCGCAGTGCGCCAAGGTCATCCACGCGCAGTACACCACCGTCATACACACGCCGCTCCTGGAGCTCACCGCTCGTCTCGGGGCGGTACTGCCCGCCGGACTCGACTCCGTCTTCTACGCCAACTCCGGTTCCGAAGCCGTCGAGGCCGCCATCCGCCTCGCACGGATGGCCACCGCGAAACCCAACATCATCGTCTTCCAGGGCGGATTTCACGGCCGGACGGTCGCGGCCGCCAGCCTGACGACCGCGGGGACCCGCTTCTCGGCGGGCTTCTCGCCCCTGATGAGCGGCGTGCACATGGCGCCGTTCCCCTACGCCTACCGATACGGCTGGGACACCGACACCGCCGTCGACTTCGCGCTTCGCGAGCTCGACTATCTGCTCCAGTCGCGCGTCGCACCCAACGACACCGCCGCGTTCCTCATCGAACCTGTCCTCGGCGACGGCGGATACCTGCCCACCCCACCGCGGTTCCTCCAGGGTCTGCGGGAACGAGCCGACCGCCACGGCATCCTCCTCGTCCTCGACGAGGTGCAGGCGGGATTCGGTCGCACCGGCAGGTTCTGGGGTCACCAGCACGCCGACGGACTGATCCCCGACATCCTCATCACCGCCAAGGGTCTGGCATCCGGCTTCCCGATCTCGGCGATCGCGGCGCCGACGGCCCTGATGAGCAAGGCGTGGCCGGGGTCGCAGGGCGGCACGTACGGCGGGAACGCCGTCGCGGCCGCCGCCGCGATCGCGACCCTCGACGTGATCGAGTCCGAGGGTCTCGTCGAGAACGCTCGCGTACGCGGTGAGCAGCTGCTCGCCGGCCTGCGAGAGGTGTGTGCGGCGTTCCCCGGGGTCGGGGACGTGCGCGGCCTAGGACTGATGGCCGGGATCGAGTTCGTCACCACGGATGCCGCCGGGAACACCACGCCCGACGCGGCGGCGGCGCTCGCCGTCCAGCAGGCCACCACGGCCCAGGGGCTGCTGTCCCTCACCTGCGGGCCTTCGGCCAACGTCGTGCGTCTCATCCCCGCTCTGGTGGTCACGGCCGAGGAGATCGACCTCGGTGTCGCCCGGTTCGCGGCCGCACTCGCCACCGCGCTCGGTTAG